A genomic window from Sphingobacterium spiritivorum includes:
- the atpH gene encoding ATP synthase F1 subunit delta: MSVFKVASRYAKSLIDLSQEQGQLEEVKSNIDQFVSVLKENSSLRAVLANPIITWEKKYAILEQIFKDKFGASVLAFFRIMIFKGRGEILYNTAQEFLREYNVIKGIVEATVISAAPLSAENLDALKKVITEELHAQVLLTNKVDASLIGGFIVKVGDKQIDTSIARKLDDLERYLTAQSV; this comes from the coding sequence ATGTCAGTATTTAAAGTAGCATCTAGATATGCAAAGTCGTTGATCGACTTGTCGCAGGAACAGGGTCAACTGGAGGAAGTGAAATCCAATATAGATCAATTTGTATCTGTGTTGAAAGAAAATTCTAGCTTGCGTGCTGTCTTAGCAAATCCGATTATTACCTGGGAAAAGAAATATGCCATCCTTGAACAAATATTTAAGGATAAATTCGGTGCTTCCGTACTGGCGTTTTTCAGAATCATGATCTTCAAAGGTCGTGGTGAGATCCTTTATAATACAGCACAGGAATTTTTACGTGAATACAATGTGATCAAAGGTATTGTAGAAGCTACTGTTATTTCGGCAGCACCTCTTTCTGCAGAGAATCTGGATGCATTGAAAAAAGTAATCACAGAAGAGCTCCATGCGCAGGTATTGCTGACAAATAAAGTCGATGCTTCCCTTATCGGAGGTTTCATCGTAAAAGTAGGTGATAAGCAGATCGATACCAGCATCGCACGTAAACTGGATGATTTAGAAAGATATTTAACTGCTCAGTC